One Streptomyces sp. ML-6 genomic region harbors:
- a CDS encoding NAD(P)H-binding protein — protein MRITVFGATGGVGQEIVRQAVAAGHEVTAVVRDPAGLPVPLSDVQVCAVARLDDPEALREAVAGRDAVFSALGSRTRKADGVAERLTGSVLAAMEAAGTRRLLVVSASPVGPSPADDPLLDRLIRKGVGAVLREVYADLALMEAALARSATDWTSVRPPKLTDGPLTGRYRTVVGGFPRSGRTLSRADVAHAMLALSDDPATVKQGVGVAY, from the coding sequence ATGAGGATCACGGTGTTCGGCGCGACGGGCGGTGTGGGGCAGGAAATCGTGCGCCAGGCAGTGGCGGCGGGGCACGAGGTGACGGCGGTGGTCCGTGATCCGGCGGGCCTGCCCGTGCCGCTCTCCGACGTCCAGGTGTGCGCGGTGGCGCGGCTGGACGATCCGGAGGCGCTGCGCGAGGCGGTCGCGGGCCGGGACGCGGTGTTCTCCGCCCTCGGGTCGCGCACCCGGAAGGCGGACGGCGTCGCCGAGCGGCTCACCGGTTCGGTGCTGGCGGCGATGGAGGCGGCGGGGACGCGGCGGCTGCTGGTGGTCAGCGCGTCCCCGGTCGGCCCCTCGCCGGCCGACGACCCGCTGCTGGACCGGCTGATCCGCAAGGGGGTCGGGGCGGTCCTGAGGGAGGTCTACGCGGATCTGGCGCTGATGGAGGCCGCGCTGGCCCGCAGCGCGACGGACTGGACGTCGGTGCGGCCGCCGAAGCTGACCGACGGGCCGCTCACCGGGAGGTACCGCACGGTCGTCGGCGGCTTCCCGCGCAGCGGCCGGACGCTCTCCCGGGCCGACGTGGCGCACGCGATGCTGGCGCTGAGCGACGACCCGGCGACGGTGAAGCAGGGCGTGGGAGTGGCGTACTGA
- a CDS encoding TetR/AcrR family transcriptional regulator, translating to MEQKPTRARIVDAAHRLMLTIGLARATTKEIARAAGCSEAALYKHFTSKEELFVTVLKERLPRLNPLLKQLLVSPGAGERSVEENLTEIARQAALFYEQSFPIAASLYADPRLKERHHEAMRELGTGPHMPIRGLDAYLRSEQAAGRVRADADTYAAASLLIGACAQRAFAYDALAGGEPPQPLDEFAASLARVLMRGVGA from the coding sequence ATGGAGCAGAAGCCGACCCGCGCCCGGATCGTCGACGCCGCCCACCGGCTGATGCTCACCATCGGCCTGGCCCGCGCCACGACCAAGGAGATCGCCCGCGCGGCCGGCTGTTCGGAGGCCGCGCTCTACAAGCACTTCACGAGCAAGGAGGAGCTGTTCGTGACCGTGCTCAAGGAGCGGCTGCCCCGGCTCAACCCGCTGCTGAAGCAGCTCCTGGTCTCCCCGGGGGCGGGGGAGCGGAGCGTCGAGGAGAACCTCACCGAGATCGCCCGCCAGGCCGCCCTCTTCTACGAGCAGAGCTTCCCGATCGCCGCCTCGCTGTACGCCGACCCCCGGCTCAAGGAACGCCACCACGAGGCGATGCGGGAGCTCGGTACCGGCCCGCACATGCCCATCCGGGGCCTGGACGCGTATCTGCGCTCCGAACAGGCCGCCGGACGGGTGCGGGCCGATGCGGACACGTACGCGGCCGCGTCGCTGCTGATCGGGGCCTGCGCGCAGCGGGCGTTCGCCTACGACGCCCTGGCGGGCGGGGAACCCCCGCAGCCCCTCGACGAGTTCGCCGCCTCCCTGGCCCGGGTGCTGATGCGCGGCGTCGGGGCGTAG
- a CDS encoding adenosine deaminase — MERDVRLLPKAHLHLHFTGSMRPTTLLELADKYGVHLPDALTGGEPPKLRATDERGWFRFQRLYDIARSCLREPDDIRRLVREAAQEDVADGSGWLEIQVDPTSYAPLLGGLIPAIEIILDAVDSASRETGLPIRVVIAANRMKHPLDARTLARLAVRYADRGVVGFGLSNDERRGMARDFDRAFAIAREGGLLAAPHGGELSGPSSVRDCLDDLDAARIGHGVRAAEDPRLLRRLAERGVTCEVCPSSNVALGVYDKPADVPLRTLFEAGVPMALGADDPLLFGSRLAAQYDLVRHHHAFTDEELAELARQSVRGSAAPAAVRTELLAGIDAWLAKPTG; from the coding sequence ATGGAGCGTGATGTACGGCTGTTGCCCAAGGCCCACCTGCACTTGCATTTCACCGGGTCGATGCGGCCCACCACCCTGCTCGAACTCGCCGACAAGTACGGCGTGCACCTGCCGGATGCGCTGACCGGCGGCGAGCCGCCCAAGCTGCGGGCCACGGACGAACGCGGCTGGTTCCGCTTCCAGCGGCTCTACGACATCGCCCGCTCCTGTCTGAGGGAGCCCGACGACATCCGGCGGCTGGTGCGCGAGGCCGCCCAGGAGGACGTCGCGGACGGCTCCGGCTGGCTGGAGATCCAGGTCGACCCCACCTCGTACGCCCCGCTGCTGGGCGGGCTGATCCCGGCCATCGAGATCATCCTGGACGCGGTGGACTCCGCGTCGCGCGAGACGGGGCTGCCGATCCGGGTGGTGATCGCGGCGAACCGGATGAAGCACCCGCTGGACGCCCGGACGCTCGCCCGGCTCGCGGTGCGGTACGCCGACCGGGGCGTGGTCGGGTTCGGGCTCTCCAACGACGAGCGCCGCGGGATGGCCCGGGACTTCGACCGGGCCTTCGCCATCGCCCGCGAGGGCGGTCTGCTGGCGGCCCCGCACGGCGGCGAGCTGTCCGGCCCCTCCAGCGTGCGGGACTGCCTGGACGACCTCGACGCGGCCCGGATCGGGCACGGGGTGCGGGCCGCCGAGGACCCGCGGCTGCTGCGCAGGCTGGCGGAGCGCGGGGTGACCTGCGAGGTCTGCCCGTCGTCGAACGTGGCGCTCGGCGTCTACGACAAGCCCGCCGACGTCCCCCTGCGCACGCTGTTCGAGGCCGGGGTGCCGATGGCGCTGGGCGCGGACGACCCGCTGCTCTTCGGTTCCCGGCTGGCCGCGCAGTACGACCTCGTGCGGCACCACCACGCGTTCACGGACGAGGAACTGGCGGAGCTGGCCCGGCAGTCGGTGCGCGGGTCCGCCGCCCCGGCCGCGGTGCGGACGGAACTCCTGGCGGGCATCGACGCCTGGCTGGCGAAGCCCACGGGCTGA
- a CDS encoding pyridoxal phosphate-dependent aminotransferase — MSAATSPSERRVSARIGAISESATLAVDAKAKALKAAGRPVIGFGAGEPDFPTPDYIVEAAVEACRNPKYHRYTPAGGLPELKAAIAEKTLRDSGYEVDASQILVTNGGKQAIYEAFAAILDPGDEVIVPAPYWTTYPESIRLAGGVPVEVVADETTGYRVSVEQLEAARTERTKVVLFVSPSNPTGAVYSEADAEAIGRWAVEHGLWVLTDEIYEHLVYGDAKFTSLPAIVPELRDKCIVVNGVAKTYAMTGWRVGWVIGPKDVVKAATNLQSHATSNVSNVAQVAALAAVSGNLDAVAEMRTAFDRRRRTIVRMLNEIDGVLCPEPEGAFYAYPSVKGLLGREIRGRRPATSVELAALILDEAEVAVVPGEAFGTPGYLRLSYALGDDDLVEGVSRIQKLLAEAKA; from the coding sequence ATGAGCGCTGCAACTTCTCCCTCCGAGCGCCGGGTCTCCGCCCGCATCGGTGCGATCTCCGAATCCGCCACCCTCGCCGTCGACGCCAAGGCCAAGGCCCTCAAGGCCGCCGGTCGTCCGGTGATCGGCTTCGGCGCCGGCGAACCCGACTTCCCGACCCCCGACTACATCGTCGAGGCCGCCGTCGAGGCCTGCCGCAACCCGAAGTACCACCGCTACACCCCGGCGGGAGGGCTCCCGGAGCTCAAGGCCGCCATCGCGGAGAAGACGCTGCGCGACTCCGGTTACGAGGTCGACGCCTCCCAGATCCTGGTGACCAACGGCGGCAAGCAGGCCATCTACGAGGCGTTCGCCGCGATCCTCGACCCGGGCGACGAGGTCATCGTCCCGGCCCCGTACTGGACCACCTACCCCGAGTCGATCCGCCTCGCGGGCGGCGTCCCGGTGGAGGTCGTGGCTGACGAGACGACCGGCTACCGCGTCTCGGTGGAGCAGCTGGAGGCGGCGCGCACGGAGCGGACCAAGGTCGTCCTGTTCGTCTCCCCGTCCAACCCGACCGGCGCCGTGTACAGCGAGGCCGACGCCGAGGCGATCGGCCGCTGGGCCGTCGAGCACGGCCTGTGGGTGCTGACCGACGAGATCTACGAGCACCTGGTCTACGGGGACGCGAAGTTCACCTCGCTGCCCGCGATCGTGCCCGAGCTGCGCGACAAGTGCATCGTGGTCAACGGTGTCGCCAAGACGTACGCGATGACCGGCTGGCGGGTGGGCTGGGTCATCGGCCCGAAGGACGTCGTCAAGGCCGCGACCAACCTCCAGTCGCACGCCACGTCCAACGTCTCCAACGTGGCCCAGGTCGCCGCACTGGCCGCCGTCTCCGGGAACCTGGACGCGGTCGCCGAGATGCGCACCGCCTTCGACCGGCGCCGGCGGACCATCGTCCGGATGCTCAACGAGATCGACGGCGTGCTGTGCCCGGAGCCCGAGGGAGCGTTCTACGCGTACCCGTCGGTGAAGGGGCTGCTCGGCAGGGAGATCCGCGGAAGGCGCCCGGCCACCTCGGTCGAGCTGGCCGCGCTGATCCTGGACGAGGCCGAGGTCGCGGTCGTGCCGGGCGAGGCCTTCGGCACGCCGGGGTACCTGCGCCTCTCGTACGCCCTGGGCGACGACGACCTCGTCGAGGGCGTCTCCCGGATCCAGAAGCTGCTGGCGGAGGCCAAGGCGTAG
- the secE gene encoding preprotein translocase subunit SecE, translated as MTDAVGSIDMPDAEDEVPESKKKTRKGGKRGKKGPLGRLALFYRQIIAELRKVVWPTRSQLTTYTTVVIIFVVVMIGLVTVVDFGFQRVMKYVFG; from the coding sequence GTGACGGACGCCGTGGGCTCCATCGACATGCCTGATGCCGAGGACGAAGTACCCGAGTCGAAGAAGAAGACCCGGAAGGGCGGGAAGCGCGGAAAGAAGGGCCCCCTGGGCCGCCTCGCGCTGTTCTACCGCCAAATCATCGCCGAGCTGCGCAAGGTCGTCTGGCCCACCCGGAGCCAGCTGACGACGTACACCACAGTGGTGATTATTTTCGTCGTCGTCATGATCGGTCTGGTCACCGTGGTTGACTTCGGTTTCCAGCGGGTCATGAAGTACGTCTTCGGCTGA
- the nusG gene encoding transcription termination/antitermination protein NusG — MSDPNLNDAVEPTAGAFESAEDELDIVEAADAEEPDQAEAADAAAGEPAEQAALHTEDDEAETEGDEDEAEEAEPAAPVDAVAALREELRGLPGEWYVIHTYAGYEKRVKANLEQRAVSLNVEEFIYQAEVPEEEIVQIKNGERKNVRQNKLPGYVLVRMDLTNESWGVVRNTPGVTGFVGNAYDPYPLTLDEIVKMLAPEAEEKAAREAAEAEGKPAPARKVEVQVLDFEVGDSVTVTDGPFATLQATINEINADSKKVKGLVEIFGRETPVELSFDQIQKN; from the coding sequence GTGTCTGACCCGAACCTGAACGACGCCGTCGAGCCGACGGCGGGCGCCTTCGAGTCCGCCGAGGACGAGCTCGACATCGTCGAGGCGGCGGACGCCGAGGAGCCGGACCAGGCCGAGGCTGCCGACGCCGCCGCGGGCGAGCCCGCCGAGCAGGCAGCCCTGCACACCGAGGACGACGAGGCGGAGACCGAGGGCGACGAGGACGAGGCGGAGGAGGCCGAGCCGGCCGCCCCCGTCGACGCCGTCGCGGCCCTGCGCGAGGAGCTGCGCGGCCTTCCCGGCGAGTGGTACGTCATCCACACGTACGCCGGGTACGAGAAGCGCGTGAAGGCCAACCTGGAGCAGCGCGCCGTCTCGCTCAACGTCGAGGAGTTCATCTACCAGGCCGAAGTGCCCGAGGAAGAGATCGTCCAGATCAAGAACGGCGAGCGCAAGAACGTCCGCCAGAACAAGCTCCCGGGCTACGTCCTGGTGCGCATGGATCTGACGAACGAGTCCTGGGGCGTCGTCCGCAACACCCCCGGCGTCACCGGCTTCGTGGGCAACGCCTACGACCCCTACCCGCTGACCCTGGACGAGATCGTCAAGATGCTCGCCCCGGAGGCCGAGGAGAAGGCCGCCCGCGAGGCCGCCGAGGCCGAGGGCAAGCCGGCTCCGGCCCGCAAGGTCGAGGTCCAGGTGCTCGACTTCGAGGTCGGCGACTCGGTCACCGTCACCGACGGCCCGTTCGCCACGCTGCAGGCGACGATCAACGAGATCAACGCCGACTCGAAGAAGGTCAAGGGCCTCGTCGAGATCTTCGGCCGCGAGACCCCGGTGGAGCTCAGCTTCGACCAGATCCAGAAGAACTGA
- the rplK gene encoding 50S ribosomal protein L11, whose translation MPPKKKKVTGLIKLQINAGAANPAPPVGPALGQHGVNIMEFCKAYNAATESQRGMVVPVEITVYEDRSFTFVTKTPPAAKLILKAAGVEKGSGEPHKTKVAKLTAAQVREIATTKLPDLNANDLDAASKIIAGTARSMGITVEG comes from the coding sequence ATGCCTCCCAAGAAGAAGAAGGTCACGGGGCTTATCAAGCTCCAGATCAACGCCGGCGCCGCCAACCCGGCCCCGCCGGTCGGCCCCGCGCTCGGCCAGCACGGCGTCAACATCATGGAGTTCTGCAAGGCCTACAACGCCGCGACCGAGTCGCAGCGCGGCATGGTCGTGCCGGTGGAGATCACGGTCTACGAAGACCGTTCCTTCACCTTCGTCACCAAGACTCCGCCGGCCGCCAAGCTGATCCTCAAGGCCGCGGGCGTGGAGAAGGGCTCCGGCGAGCCGCACAAGACCAAGGTCGCCAAGCTGACGGCTGCCCAGGTCCGCGAGATCGCCACGACGAAGCTCCCCGACCTGAACGCCAACGACCTCGACGCCGCGTCGAAGATCATCGCTGGCACCGCCCGTTCCATGGGCATCACGGTCGAAGGCTGA
- the rplA gene encoding 50S ribosomal protein L1: MKRSKNLRAADAKVDRERLYAPLEAVRLAKETATTKFDGTVEVAFRLGVDPRKADQMVRGTVNLPHGTGKTARVLVFATGDRAAAAEAAGADIVGADELIDEVAKGRLDFDAVVATPDLMGKVGRLGRVLGPRGLMPNPKTGTVTPDVAKAVTDIKGGKIEFRVDKHSNLHFIIGKVSFDDTKLVENYAAALEEVLRLKPSAAKGRYIKKAALTTTMGPGIPLDANRTRNLLVEEDPAAV, encoded by the coding sequence GTGAAGCGCAGCAAGAACCTCCGGGCTGCGGACGCCAAGGTCGACCGGGAGCGCCTCTACGCCCCGCTCGAGGCCGTCCGCCTCGCCAAGGAGACCGCGACCACGAAGTTCGACGGCACTGTCGAGGTCGCCTTCCGTCTGGGTGTCGACCCCCGCAAGGCCGACCAGATGGTCCGTGGCACCGTGAACCTCCCGCACGGCACCGGCAAGACCGCCCGGGTCCTGGTCTTCGCGACCGGTGACCGTGCTGCGGCCGCGGAAGCCGCGGGCGCCGACATCGTCGGCGCCGACGAGCTCATCGACGAGGTGGCGAAGGGCCGTCTGGACTTCGACGCCGTCGTCGCGACCCCGGACCTCATGGGCAAGGTCGGCCGCCTCGGCCGCGTGCTCGGTCCGCGTGGTCTGATGCCGAACCCGAAGACCGGCACCGTCACCCCCGACGTCGCCAAGGCCGTCACCGACATCAAGGGCGGCAAGATCGAGTTCCGCGTCGACAAGCACTCGAACCTGCACTTCATCATCGGCAAGGTCTCGTTCGACGACACCAAGCTGGTGGAGAACTACGCGGCGGCGCTGGAGGAAGTCCTCCGTCTGAAGCCGTCCGCCGCCAAGGGCCGCTACATCAAGAAGGCCGCCCTGACCACCACGATGGGCCCCGGCATCCCGCTGGACGCCAACCGCACCCGTAACCTCCTCGTCGAGGAGGACCCGGCCGCCGTCTGA
- the rplJ gene encoding 50S ribosomal protein L10, whose amino-acid sequence MARPDKAAAVAELTDQFRSSNAAVLTEYRGLTVAQLKQLRRSLGENAQYAVVKNTLTKIAANEAGIDALDDLFTGPTAVAFVTGDPVESAKGLRDFAKENPNLVIKGGVLDGKALSADEIKKLADLESREVLLAKLAGAMKGKQSQAAALFQALPSKFVRTAEALRAKQAEQGGAE is encoded by the coding sequence ATGGCAAGGCCCGACAAGGCTGCCGCGGTGGCCGAGCTGACGGACCAGTTCCGCAGCTCGAACGCCGCCGTGCTGACCGAGTACCGGGGTCTCACCGTGGCTCAGCTCAAGCAGCTGCGCCGTTCGCTCGGTGAGAACGCCCAGTACGCCGTGGTGAAGAACACGCTGACCAAGATTGCGGCCAACGAGGCCGGGATCGACGCGCTCGACGACCTGTTCACGGGTCCGACGGCGGTTGCCTTCGTCACCGGTGACCCGGTGGAGTCGGCGAAGGGTCTTCGTGACTTCGCCAAGGAGAACCCCAACCTCGTCATCAAGGGCGGTGTCCTTGACGGCAAGGCGCTGTCCGCCGATGAGATCAAGAAGCTCGCGGACCTCGAGTCCCGCGAGGTTCTGCTCGCCAAGCTGGCGGGCGCCATGAAGGGCAAGCAGTCCCAGGCTGCCGCGCTCTTCCAGGCGCTTCCCTCGAAGTTCGTCCGCACCGCGGAGGCGCTTCGTGCCAAGCAGGCCGAGCAGGGCGGTGCCGAGTAA
- the rplL gene encoding 50S ribosomal protein L7/L12 has translation MAKLSQDDLLAQFEEMTLIELAAFVKAFEEKFEVTAAAPVAVAAAGGAAGGEAAAVEEKDEFDVILTGAGEKKIQVIKVVRELTSLGLKEAKDLVDGTPKPVLEKVAKEAAEKAAESLKAAGASVEVK, from the coding sequence ATGGCGAAGCTGTCCCAGGACGACCTGCTCGCGCAGTTCGAAGAGATGACCCTCATCGAGCTCGCCGCGTTCGTGAAGGCCTTCGAGGAGAAGTTCGAGGTCACCGCCGCTGCCCCGGTCGCCGTTGCCGCCGCCGGTGGCGCCGCTGGTGGCGAGGCCGCCGCCGTCGAGGAGAAGGACGAGTTCGACGTCATCCTCACCGGCGCCGGCGAGAAGAAGATCCAGGTCATCAAGGTCGTGCGTGAGCTGACCTCGCTGGGTCTGAAGGAGGCCAAGGACCTCGTCGACGGCACCCCGAAGCCGGTCCTCGAGAAGGTTGCCAAGGAGGCCGCCGAGAAGGCTGCCGAGTCCCTCAAGGCCGCCGGCGCTTCCGTCGAGGTCAAGTGA
- the rpoB gene encoding DNA-directed RNA polymerase subunit beta — translation MAASRNASTANTNNGASTAPLRISFAKIKEPLEVPNLLALQTESFDWLLGNAAWKARVEAALDSGQDVPTKSGLEEIFEEISPIEDFSGSMSLTFRDHRFEPPKNSIDECKERDFTFAAPLFVTAEFTNNETGEIKSQTVFMGDFPLMTNKGTFVINGTERVVVSQLVRSPGVYFDSSIDKTSDKDIFSAKIIPSRGAWLEMEIDKRDMVGVRIDRKRKQSVTVLLKALGWTTEQILEEFGEYESMRATLEKDHTQGQDDALLDIYRKLRPGEPPTREAAQTLLENLYFNPKRYDLAKVGRYKVNKKLGADEPLDAGVLTTDDVIATIKYLVKLHAGETETIGESGREIVVETDDIDHFGNRRLRNVGELIQNQVRTGLARMERVVRERMTTQDVEAITPQTLINIRPVVASIKEFFGTSQLSQFMDQNNPLSGLTHKRRLSALGPGGLSRERAGFEVRDVHPSHYGRMCPIETPEGPNIGLIGSLASYGRVNAFGFIETPYRKVVDGQVTDEVDYITADEEDRFVIAQANATLSEELRFTEPRVLVRRRGGEVDYVPAGEVDYMDVSPRQMVSVATAMIPFLEHDDANRALMGANMMRQAVPLIKSEAPLVGTGMEYRCATDAGDVLKAEKDGVVQEVSADYITVTNDDGTYTTYRIAKFSRSNQGTSVNQKVVVSEGDRVVEGQVLADGPATENGEMALGKNLLVAFMPWEGHNYEDAIILSQRLVQDDVLSSIHIEEHEVDARDTKLGPEEITRDIPNVSEEVLADLDERGIIRIGAEVVAGDILVGKVTPKGETELTPEERLLRAIFGEKAREVRDTSLKVPHGEIGKVIGVRVFDREEGDELPPGVNQLVRVYVAQKRKITDGDKLAGRHGNKGVISKILPIEDMPFLEDGTPVDIILNPLGVPSRMNPGQVLEIHLGWLASRGWDVSGLGDEWAKRLQAIGADRVAPGTNVATPVFDGAREDEISGLFSATIPNRDGDRLVQPSGKAKLFDGRSGEPFPDPVSVGYMYILKLHHLVDDKLHARSTGPYSMITQQPLGGKAQFGGQRFGEMEVWALEAYGAAYALQELLTIKSDDVTGRVKVYEAIVKGENIPEPGIPESFKVLIKEMQSLCLNVEVLSSDGMSIEMRDTDEDVFRAAEELGIDLSRREPSSVEEV, via the coding sequence TTGGCCGCCTCGCGCAACGCCTCGACCGCGAATACGAACAACGGTGCCAGCACCGCCCCGCTGCGCATCTCCTTTGCAAAGATCAAGGAGCCCCTCGAGGTTCCGAACCTCCTCGCGCTGCAGACCGAGAGCTTCGACTGGCTCCTCGGCAATGCCGCCTGGAAGGCTCGCGTCGAGGCTGCTCTGGACAGTGGACAAGACGTCCCCACCAAGTCCGGCCTGGAGGAAATCTTCGAGGAGATTTCCCCGATCGAGGACTTCTCCGGGTCGATGTCGCTCACGTTCCGCGACCACCGCTTCGAGCCCCCGAAGAACTCGATCGACGAGTGCAAGGAGCGCGACTTCACGTTCGCCGCCCCGCTCTTCGTCACGGCCGAGTTCACCAACAACGAGACCGGCGAGATCAAGTCCCAGACGGTCTTCATGGGCGACTTCCCGCTCATGACCAACAAGGGCACCTTCGTCATCAACGGCACCGAGCGTGTCGTCGTGTCGCAGCTGGTCCGTTCGCCGGGTGTCTACTTCGACTCCTCCATCGACAAGACGTCCGACAAGGACATCTTCTCCGCCAAGATCATCCCGTCCCGGGGTGCCTGGCTGGAGATGGAGATCGACAAGCGCGACATGGTCGGTGTGCGCATCGACCGCAAGCGCAAGCAGTCCGTGACCGTCCTGCTCAAGGCCCTCGGTTGGACGACCGAGCAGATCCTGGAGGAGTTCGGCGAGTACGAGTCCATGCGCGCCACCCTGGAGAAGGACCACACCCAGGGCCAGGACGACGCGCTGCTCGACATCTACCGCAAGCTCCGTCCGGGCGAGCCCCCCACCCGCGAGGCCGCCCAGACGCTGCTGGAGAACCTCTACTTCAACCCGAAGCGCTACGACCTGGCGAAGGTCGGCCGCTACAAGGTGAACAAGAAGCTCGGCGCGGACGAGCCGCTGGACGCCGGGGTCCTCACCACCGACGACGTCATCGCGACCATCAAGTACCTGGTCAAGCTGCACGCCGGTGAGACCGAGACGATCGGCGAGTCGGGCCGGGAGATCGTCGTCGAGACCGACGACATCGACCACTTCGGCAACCGCCGCCTGCGCAACGTCGGCGAGCTCATCCAGAACCAGGTCCGTACGGGTCTCGCCCGCATGGAGCGCGTCGTGCGCGAGCGCATGACCACCCAGGACGTCGAGGCGATCACGCCGCAGACCCTGATCAACATCCGGCCGGTCGTCGCCTCCATCAAGGAGTTCTTCGGCACCAGCCAGCTGTCCCAGTTCATGGACCAGAACAACCCGCTGTCGGGTCTGACGCACAAGCGTCGTCTCTCGGCACTGGGCCCCGGTGGTCTGTCCCGTGAGCGGGCCGGCTTCGAGGTCCGAGACGTGCACCCGTCCCACTACGGACGCATGTGCCCGATCGAGACCCCCGAAGGCCCGAACATCGGTCTGATCGGTTCGCTCGCCTCGTACGGCCGGGTCAACGCCTTCGGCTTCATCGAGACGCCGTACCGCAAGGTCGTCGACGGCCAGGTCACCGACGAGGTCGACTACATCACGGCCGACGAGGAGGACCGCTTCGTCATCGCCCAGGCGAACGCGACCCTCTCCGAGGAGCTGCGCTTCACCGAGCCCCGCGTCCTGGTCCGCCGTCGCGGCGGCGAGGTCGACTACGTGCCGGCCGGCGAGGTCGACTACATGGACGTCTCGCCGCGCCAGATGGTGTCCGTCGCCACCGCGATGATCCCCTTCCTGGAGCACGACGACGCCAACCGTGCCCTCATGGGCGCGAACATGATGCGTCAGGCGGTGCCGCTGATTAAGTCGGAGGCCCCGCTCGTCGGCACCGGCATGGAGTACCGCTGCGCCACCGACGCCGGTGACGTGCTGAAGGCCGAGAAGGACGGTGTGGTCCAGGAGGTCTCCGCGGACTACATCACCGTCACCAACGACGACGGCACGTACACCACGTACCGCATCGCCAAGTTCTCGCGCTCCAACCAGGGCACCTCGGTCAACCAGAAGGTCGTCGTCTCCGAGGGCGACCGGGTCGTCGAGGGCCAGGTCCTCGCCGACGGTCCGGCCACCGAGAACGGCGAGATGGCGCTCGGCAAGAACCTGCTCGTGGCGTTCATGCCGTGGGAGGGCCACAACTACGAGGACGCGATCATCCTGTCGCAGCGCCTCGTGCAGGACGACGTCCTCTCCTCGATCCACATCGAGGAGCACGAGGTCGACGCCCGTGACACCAAGCTCGGCCCGGAGGAGATCACCCGGGACATCCCGAACGTCTCCGAGGAGGTCCTCGCCGACCTCGACGAGCGCGGCATCATCCGGATCGGTGCCGAGGTCGTCGCCGGCGACATCCTCGTCGGCAAGGTCACGCCCAAGGGCGAGACCGAGCTGACCCCCGAGGAGCGCCTGCTCCGCGCGATCTTCGGTGAGAAGGCGCGCGAGGTGCGCGACACCTCGCTGAAGGTGCCGCACGGCGAGATCGGCAAGGTCATCGGCGTCCGCGTCTTCGACCGCGAGGAGGGCGACGAGCTGCCGCCCGGCGTGAACCAGCTGGTCCGCGTCTACGTCGCGCAGAAGCGCAAGATCACCGACGGTGACAAGCTCGCCGGCCGCCACGGCAACAAGGGCGTCATCTCGAAGATCCTGCCGATCGAGGACATGCCGTTCCTGGAGGACGGCACCCCGGTCGACATCATCCTCAACCCGCTGGGTGTCCCGTCCCGAATGAACCCGGGACAGGTCCTGGAGATCCACCTCGGCTGGCTCGCCAGCCGCGGCTGGGACGTGTCCGGCCTCGGTGACGAGTGGGCCAAGCGCCTGCAGGCCATCGGCGCCGACCGGGTCGCCCCCGGCACCAACGTCGCCACCCCGGTCTTCGACGGCGCGCGCGAGGACGAGATCTCCGGTCTCTTCAGCGCCACGATCCCGAACCGCGACGGCGACCGCCTGGTCCAGCCCTCCGGCAAGGCCAAGCTGTTCGACGGCCGCTCCGGCGAGCCGTTCCCGGACCCGGTCTCGGTCGGGTACATGTACATCCTCAAGCTGCACCACCTGGTCGACGACAAGCTGCACGCGCGTTCGACCGGGCCGTACTCCATGATCACCCAGCAGCCGCTCGGTGGTAAGGCCCAGTTCGGTGGACAGCGCTTCGGTGAGATGGAGGTGTGGGCCCTTGAGGCTTACGGCGCCGCATACGCCCTCCAGGAGCTCCTGACGATCAAGTCCGACGACGTGACCGGCCGCGTGAAGGTCTACGAGGCCATCGTCAAGGGTGAGAACATCCCCGAGCCCGGCATCCCCGAGTCCTTCAAGGTGCTCATCAAGGAAATGCAGTCGCTCTGCCTCAACGTGGAGGTGCTGTCCTCGGACGGCATGTCCATCGAGATGCGCGACACGGACGAGGACGTCTTCCGCGCGGCGGAGGAGCTCGGTATCGACCTGTCCCGGCGCGAGCCGAGCAGCGTCGAAGAGGTCTGA